GCGGCGGCATTCTGATCCGGGAGGATGAAGGATGCTGCGACTGGAGGATTTCATGGAGATACAGAAGCTGCATCATGAGGGCTGGAGCGTGACGGAGATCGCCCGGCATCTGAGCATCGACCGCAAGACGGTGCGGAAGTACCTGCGGGAAGCGCCGCGGGCGTATGAACGCAAGCCGAAGAGCTGGAAGATCGATCCCTGGCGGCCCTGGCTGCGGGAGCGCTGGGAGCAGGGCGTGCATAACGCCAGCCGGTTATTTATGGAGATGCGCAAGTGAGGCTATGACGGCTGTTACACGCAAGTGAAAACGACGGTGCGGGAGTGGCGAAGCGAAGACCGGGAGCGGGCGTTTGTGCGTTTCGAGACGGAGCCGGGCGAACAGGCGCAGATGGACTGGGGTCATTTCGGCAACTGGGGCGGCAGGCGGCTGTACGGATTTGCGCTGACGCTGGGCTGGTCGCGGATGCAGTACGCGGAGTTCACACAGCGGCAGGATGTGGAGACACTTCTCAACTGCATGGTGCATGCCTTCCGGCATTTCGGTGGAGTCACAGCGACGGTGCTGACCGACAACATGAAGACGGTGGTGCTGGA
The DNA window shown above is from Acidobacterium capsulatum ATCC 51196 and carries:
- a CDS encoding helix-turn-helix domain-containing protein; this encodes MLRLEDFMEIQKLHHEGWSVTEIARHLSIDRKTVRKYLREAPRAYERKPKSWKIDPWRPWLRERWEQGVHNASRLFMEMRK